Proteins found in one Hevea brasiliensis isolate MT/VB/25A 57/8 chromosome 18, ASM3005281v1, whole genome shotgun sequence genomic segment:
- the LOC110655639 gene encoding lysine-specific demethylase JMJ13 isoform X2, whose amino-acid sequence MVEGRVCLSKEARNGLEFLKRKRLQRMKSETVSETVGITGMMSRSGGDALRASASCGIRLHRNVESFVPSDGAPSGKDAFSKRKVDKFDTSDLEWTEKITECPVYHPTKEEFEDPLVYLQKIAPEALRYGICKIVSPLSASVPAGVVLMREKAGFKFTTRVQPLRLAEWDTDDRVTFFMSGRNYTFRDFEKMANKIFSRRYCSASCLPETYLEKEFWHEIACGKTETVEYACDVDGSAFSSSVSDPLGNSKWNLKNVSQLPKSILRLLGTAIPGVTDPMLYIGMLFSMFAWHVEDHYLYSINYHHCGASKTWYGVPGHAALDFEKVVREHVYTHDILSTDGEDGAFDVLLGKTTLFPPNILLEHGVPVYKAVQKPGEFVITFPRAYHAGFSHGFNCGEAVNFAIGDWFPMGAIASWRYAILNRVPLLPHEELLCKEAMILSTSLECEDSDYSSADLISHHCIKVSFIKLMRFLHHARWSLMKSRACTGLLRNTYGTILCSLCKRDCYVSFLNCSCEMHPVCLRHDFKSLNFSCGRNYTLFLREDISAMEAAAMSFEKEDRVLEDIQQQVRSGDDLYSYPASNKFLSVIEDGYSPYCEINFDFNMETAVTLQDQSQYRSQSTFICGIENDRPEVSETSVACSASTLCPPGELIESSSAANKVKGWADFANRNPESTKFSDEESQDMHESALSPLSHEKCASSTQHGDLHDSEARPNADHQSDDSDSEIFRVKRRSSLKVEKRVVNDDASSKNFEFQGLKRLKKLQFERRYGQTMPTECSRTDDESNHNSLSTLHRKEAPESTWRDRFARGSIIPISIKFKKLVSDETMSRDKENQRLDKFPHELGKTMREPPPIEMGPKRLKVRGPSFQGSESRLD is encoded by the exons ATG GTGGAAGGAAGGGTCTGTTTGTCCAAAGAGGCTAGAAATGGGTTAGAGTTTCTGAAGCGTAAAAGACTTCAGCGAATGAAATCAGAAACTGTCAGCGAAACTGTAGGCATCACTGGTATGATGAGTAGAAGTGGAGGTGATGCTTTAAGGGCTTCAGCCTCATGTGGCATTAGATTACACAGAAATGTGGAATCATTTGTTCCATCCGATGGTGCTCCAAGTGGGAAGGATGCCTTTTCAAAGCGAAAGGTCGATAAGTTTGATACAAGTGATTTGGAATGGACTGAGAAAATCACGGAATGCCCTGTATACCATCCAACAAAGGAGGAGTTTGAGGATCCTTTGGTGTATTTACAGAAAATAGCTCCAGAAGCTTTAAGATATG GTATATGCAAGATCGTTTCCCCTTTGAGTGCTTCTGTTCCAGCTGGGGTTGTATTGATGCGGGAGAAAGCAGGATTCAAGTTCACAACTAGAGTGCAACCCCTTCGTCTTGCTGAGTGGGATACTGATGACAGGGTCACCTTTTTCATGAGTGGAAG AAACTATACGTTTCGTGATTTTGAGAAAATGGCGAACAAGATTTTTTCCCGTAGATACTGCAGTGCCAGTTGTCTTCCTGAAACATACTTGGAAAAAGAATTTTGGCATGAAATTGCTTGTGGAAAGACAGAAACAGTTGAATATGCATGCGATGTTGATGGTAGTGCCTTTTCATCATCTGTCAGTGATCCACTTGGAAATAGCAAATGGAATTTGAAG AATGTTTCACAGCTACCGAAGTCCATTTTACGTCTTTTGGGTACAGCTATTCCG GGGGTAACAGATCCCATGCTTTACATAGGAATGTTATTTAGTATGTTTGCTTGGCATGTGGAAGATCATTATTTATATAG TATTAATTACCATCACTGTGGAGCGTCAAAAACATGGTATGGAGTTCCAGGTCATGCAGCTTTAGATTTTGAAAAAGTGGTCAGGGAACATGTTTATACCCATGATATTCTATCAACTGATGGGGAGGATGGAGCTTTTGATGTACTTTTGGGGAAAACAACTTTGTTTCCTCCAAATATATTGTTAGAACATGGTGTCCCTGTGTACAAGGCTGTGCAGAAGCCTGGGGAGTTCGTTATCACCTTCCCTAGAGCTTATCATGCTGGATTTAGCCATG GTTTTAATTGTGGTGAGGCTGTGAACTTTGCGATTGGTGATTGGTTTCCTATGGGAGCTATTGCTAGCTGGCGATATGCGATTCTTAACAGGGTGCCTCTTCTTCCCCACGAAGAATTACTTTGCAAAGAAGCTATGATTCTCTCTACGAGCCTGGAATGTGAAGATTCAGATTATTCATCTGCAGACTTGATTTCTCATCATTGCATTAAGGTTTCTTTCATCAAACTGATGCGTTTCCTGCATCATGCTCGATGGTCTCTGATGAAATCAAGGGCATGTACTGGTCTTTTGCGAAATACCTATGGAACTATTCTCTGCAGCTTATGCAAACGGGACTGTTATGTATCTTTCCTTAACTGCAGCTGCGAAATGCATCCTGTGTGCCTTCGTCATG ATTTTAAGTCACTTAACTTTTCATGCGGAAGAAATTATACATTATTTTTGAGGGAGGATATTTCAGCCATGGAAGCTGCAGCCATGAGTTTTGAGAAGGAAGATAGAGTGCTGGAGGATATCCAACAGCAAGTAAGAAGTGGGGATGATTTGTATTCATATCCAGCATCAAACAAATTTCTGAGTGTTATAGAGGATGGATATTCTCCTTATTGTGAGATAAattttgactttaacatggagacTGCTGTGACACTTCAGGATCAGTCACAATATCGTAGCCAGTCCACATTCATATGTGGCATTGAAAATGATAGACCTGAAGTCTCAGAAACATCTGTTGCTTGTTCTGCATCTACACTCTGCCCTCCTGGAGAACTGATTGAAAGCTCTTCAGCAGCCAACAAG GTAAAGGGGTGGGCTGACTTTGCCAATAGGAATCCTGAATCTACAAAGTTCTCTGATGAAGAATCACAGGACATGCACGAGTCCGCTCTATCCCCTTTGTCTCATGAGAAATGCGCAAGTAGTACCCAGCATGGTGATCTTCATGATTCAGAGGCTAGACCTAATGCAGATCATCAAAGTGATGATTCTGATTCAGAGATATTTAGGGTCAAGCGCCGGTCTTCTCTCAAAGTGGAAAAAAGAGTTGTGAATGATGATGCTTCTTCAAAGAATTTTGAATTCCAG GGGCTGAAACGATTGAAGAAGCTTCAGTTTGAAAGAAGATATGGTCAAACAATGCCAACAGAATGCAGCCGAACTGATGACGAatcaaatcacaattctttatccACTTTACATCGAAAGGAAGCTCCAGAGAGTACATGGAGAGACAGGTTTGCCAGGGGAAGTATCATTCCCATCTCTATTAAGTTCAAAAAGTTGGTCAGTGATGAAACAATGAGCAGAGATAAAGAAAACCAGAGATTGGATAAGTTCCCGCATGAGTTGGGGAAGACCATGAGGGAACCGCCCCCTATAGAGATGGGGCCTAAGCGTCTTAAAGTCAGAGGCCCATCATTTCAAGGGTCGGAGAGCAGGTTAGATTGA
- the LOC110655639 gene encoding lysine-specific demethylase JMJ13 isoform X1, whose translation MVEGRVCLSKEARNGLEFLKRKRLQRMKSETVSETVGITGMMSRSGGDALRASASCGIRLHRNVESFVPSDGAPSGKDAFSKRKVDKFDTSDLEWTEKITECPVYHPTKEEFEDPLVYLQKIAPEALRYGICKIVSPLSASVPAGVVLMREKAGFKFTTRVQPLRLAEWDTDDRVTFFMSGRNYTFRDFEKMANKIFSRRYCSASCLPETYLEKEFWHEIACGKTETVEYACDVDGSAFSSSVSDPLGNSKWNLKNVSQLPKSILRLLGTAIPGVTDPMLYIGMLFSMFAWHVEDHYLYSINYHHCGASKTWYGVPGHAALDFEKVVREHVYTHDILSTDGEDGAFDVLLGKTTLFPPNILLEHGVPVYKAVQKPGEFVITFPRAYHAGFSHGFNCGEAVNFAIGDWFPMGAIASWRYAILNRVPLLPHEELLCKEAMILSTSLECEDSDYSSADLISHHCIKVSFIKLMRFLHHARWSLMKSRACTGLLRNTYGTILCSLCKRDCYVSFLNCSCEMHPVCLRHDFKSLNFSCGRNYTLFLREDISAMEAAAMSFEKEDRVLEDIQQQVRSGDDLYSYPASNKFLSVIEDGYSPYCEINFDFNMETAVTLQDQSQYRSQSTFICGIENDRPEVSETSVACSASTLCPPGELIESSSAANKKVKGWADFANRNPESTKFSDEESQDMHESALSPLSHEKCASSTQHGDLHDSEARPNADHQSDDSDSEIFRVKRRSSLKVEKRVVNDDASSKNFEFQGLKRLKKLQFERRYGQTMPTECSRTDDESNHNSLSTLHRKEAPESTWRDRFARGSIIPISIKFKKLVSDETMSRDKENQRLDKFPHELGKTMREPPPIEMGPKRLKVRGPSFQGSESRLD comes from the exons ATG GTGGAAGGAAGGGTCTGTTTGTCCAAAGAGGCTAGAAATGGGTTAGAGTTTCTGAAGCGTAAAAGACTTCAGCGAATGAAATCAGAAACTGTCAGCGAAACTGTAGGCATCACTGGTATGATGAGTAGAAGTGGAGGTGATGCTTTAAGGGCTTCAGCCTCATGTGGCATTAGATTACACAGAAATGTGGAATCATTTGTTCCATCCGATGGTGCTCCAAGTGGGAAGGATGCCTTTTCAAAGCGAAAGGTCGATAAGTTTGATACAAGTGATTTGGAATGGACTGAGAAAATCACGGAATGCCCTGTATACCATCCAACAAAGGAGGAGTTTGAGGATCCTTTGGTGTATTTACAGAAAATAGCTCCAGAAGCTTTAAGATATG GTATATGCAAGATCGTTTCCCCTTTGAGTGCTTCTGTTCCAGCTGGGGTTGTATTGATGCGGGAGAAAGCAGGATTCAAGTTCACAACTAGAGTGCAACCCCTTCGTCTTGCTGAGTGGGATACTGATGACAGGGTCACCTTTTTCATGAGTGGAAG AAACTATACGTTTCGTGATTTTGAGAAAATGGCGAACAAGATTTTTTCCCGTAGATACTGCAGTGCCAGTTGTCTTCCTGAAACATACTTGGAAAAAGAATTTTGGCATGAAATTGCTTGTGGAAAGACAGAAACAGTTGAATATGCATGCGATGTTGATGGTAGTGCCTTTTCATCATCTGTCAGTGATCCACTTGGAAATAGCAAATGGAATTTGAAG AATGTTTCACAGCTACCGAAGTCCATTTTACGTCTTTTGGGTACAGCTATTCCG GGGGTAACAGATCCCATGCTTTACATAGGAATGTTATTTAGTATGTTTGCTTGGCATGTGGAAGATCATTATTTATATAG TATTAATTACCATCACTGTGGAGCGTCAAAAACATGGTATGGAGTTCCAGGTCATGCAGCTTTAGATTTTGAAAAAGTGGTCAGGGAACATGTTTATACCCATGATATTCTATCAACTGATGGGGAGGATGGAGCTTTTGATGTACTTTTGGGGAAAACAACTTTGTTTCCTCCAAATATATTGTTAGAACATGGTGTCCCTGTGTACAAGGCTGTGCAGAAGCCTGGGGAGTTCGTTATCACCTTCCCTAGAGCTTATCATGCTGGATTTAGCCATG GTTTTAATTGTGGTGAGGCTGTGAACTTTGCGATTGGTGATTGGTTTCCTATGGGAGCTATTGCTAGCTGGCGATATGCGATTCTTAACAGGGTGCCTCTTCTTCCCCACGAAGAATTACTTTGCAAAGAAGCTATGATTCTCTCTACGAGCCTGGAATGTGAAGATTCAGATTATTCATCTGCAGACTTGATTTCTCATCATTGCATTAAGGTTTCTTTCATCAAACTGATGCGTTTCCTGCATCATGCTCGATGGTCTCTGATGAAATCAAGGGCATGTACTGGTCTTTTGCGAAATACCTATGGAACTATTCTCTGCAGCTTATGCAAACGGGACTGTTATGTATCTTTCCTTAACTGCAGCTGCGAAATGCATCCTGTGTGCCTTCGTCATG ATTTTAAGTCACTTAACTTTTCATGCGGAAGAAATTATACATTATTTTTGAGGGAGGATATTTCAGCCATGGAAGCTGCAGCCATGAGTTTTGAGAAGGAAGATAGAGTGCTGGAGGATATCCAACAGCAAGTAAGAAGTGGGGATGATTTGTATTCATATCCAGCATCAAACAAATTTCTGAGTGTTATAGAGGATGGATATTCTCCTTATTGTGAGATAAattttgactttaacatggagacTGCTGTGACACTTCAGGATCAGTCACAATATCGTAGCCAGTCCACATTCATATGTGGCATTGAAAATGATAGACCTGAAGTCTCAGAAACATCTGTTGCTTGTTCTGCATCTACACTCTGCCCTCCTGGAGAACTGATTGAAAGCTCTTCAGCAGCCAACAAG AAGGTAAAGGGGTGGGCTGACTTTGCCAATAGGAATCCTGAATCTACAAAGTTCTCTGATGAAGAATCACAGGACATGCACGAGTCCGCTCTATCCCCTTTGTCTCATGAGAAATGCGCAAGTAGTACCCAGCATGGTGATCTTCATGATTCAGAGGCTAGACCTAATGCAGATCATCAAAGTGATGATTCTGATTCAGAGATATTTAGGGTCAAGCGCCGGTCTTCTCTCAAAGTGGAAAAAAGAGTTGTGAATGATGATGCTTCTTCAAAGAATTTTGAATTCCAG GGGCTGAAACGATTGAAGAAGCTTCAGTTTGAAAGAAGATATGGTCAAACAATGCCAACAGAATGCAGCCGAACTGATGACGAatcaaatcacaattctttatccACTTTACATCGAAAGGAAGCTCCAGAGAGTACATGGAGAGACAGGTTTGCCAGGGGAAGTATCATTCCCATCTCTATTAAGTTCAAAAAGTTGGTCAGTGATGAAACAATGAGCAGAGATAAAGAAAACCAGAGATTGGATAAGTTCCCGCATGAGTTGGGGAAGACCATGAGGGAACCGCCCCCTATAGAGATGGGGCCTAAGCGTCTTAAAGTCAGAGGCCCATCATTTCAAGGGTCGGAGAGCAGGTTAGATTGA
- the LOC110655639 gene encoding lysine-specific demethylase JMJ13 isoform X3, giving the protein MVEGRVCLSKEARNGLEFLKRKRLQRMKSETVSETVGITGMMSRSGGDALRASASCGIRLHRNVESFVPSDGAPSGKDAFSKRKVDKFDTSDLEWTEKITECPVYHPTKEEFEDPLVYLQKIAPEALRYGICKIVSPLSASVPAGVVLMREKAGFKFTTRVQPLRLAEWDTDDRVTFFMSGRNYTFRDFEKMANKIFSRRYCSASCLPETYLEKEFWHEIACGKTETVEYACDVDGSAFSSSVSDPLGNSKWNLKNVSQLPKSILRLLGTAIPGVTDPMLYIGMLFSMFAWHVEDHYLYSINYHHCGASKTWYGVPGHAALDFEKVVREHVYTHDILSTDGEDGAFDVLLGKTTLFPPNILLEHGVPVYKAVQKPGEFVITFPRAYHAGFSHGFNCGEAVNFAIGDWFPMGAIASWRYAILNRVPLLPHEELLCKEAMILSTSLECEDSDYSSADLISHHCIKVSFIKLMRFLHHARWSLMKSRACTGLLRNTYGTILCSLCKRDCYVSFLNCSCEMHPVCLRHDFKSLNFSCGRNYTLFLREDISAMEAAAMSFEKEDRVLEDIQQQDQSQYRSQSTFICGIENDRPEVSETSVACSASTLCPPGELIESSSAANKKVKGWADFANRNPESTKFSDEESQDMHESALSPLSHEKCASSTQHGDLHDSEARPNADHQSDDSDSEIFRVKRRSSLKVEKRVVNDDASSKNFEFQGLKRLKKLQFERRYGQTMPTECSRTDDESNHNSLSTLHRKEAPESTWRDRFARGSIIPISIKFKKLVSDETMSRDKENQRLDKFPHELGKTMREPPPIEMGPKRLKVRGPSFQGSESRLD; this is encoded by the exons ATG GTGGAAGGAAGGGTCTGTTTGTCCAAAGAGGCTAGAAATGGGTTAGAGTTTCTGAAGCGTAAAAGACTTCAGCGAATGAAATCAGAAACTGTCAGCGAAACTGTAGGCATCACTGGTATGATGAGTAGAAGTGGAGGTGATGCTTTAAGGGCTTCAGCCTCATGTGGCATTAGATTACACAGAAATGTGGAATCATTTGTTCCATCCGATGGTGCTCCAAGTGGGAAGGATGCCTTTTCAAAGCGAAAGGTCGATAAGTTTGATACAAGTGATTTGGAATGGACTGAGAAAATCACGGAATGCCCTGTATACCATCCAACAAAGGAGGAGTTTGAGGATCCTTTGGTGTATTTACAGAAAATAGCTCCAGAAGCTTTAAGATATG GTATATGCAAGATCGTTTCCCCTTTGAGTGCTTCTGTTCCAGCTGGGGTTGTATTGATGCGGGAGAAAGCAGGATTCAAGTTCACAACTAGAGTGCAACCCCTTCGTCTTGCTGAGTGGGATACTGATGACAGGGTCACCTTTTTCATGAGTGGAAG AAACTATACGTTTCGTGATTTTGAGAAAATGGCGAACAAGATTTTTTCCCGTAGATACTGCAGTGCCAGTTGTCTTCCTGAAACATACTTGGAAAAAGAATTTTGGCATGAAATTGCTTGTGGAAAGACAGAAACAGTTGAATATGCATGCGATGTTGATGGTAGTGCCTTTTCATCATCTGTCAGTGATCCACTTGGAAATAGCAAATGGAATTTGAAG AATGTTTCACAGCTACCGAAGTCCATTTTACGTCTTTTGGGTACAGCTATTCCG GGGGTAACAGATCCCATGCTTTACATAGGAATGTTATTTAGTATGTTTGCTTGGCATGTGGAAGATCATTATTTATATAG TATTAATTACCATCACTGTGGAGCGTCAAAAACATGGTATGGAGTTCCAGGTCATGCAGCTTTAGATTTTGAAAAAGTGGTCAGGGAACATGTTTATACCCATGATATTCTATCAACTGATGGGGAGGATGGAGCTTTTGATGTACTTTTGGGGAAAACAACTTTGTTTCCTCCAAATATATTGTTAGAACATGGTGTCCCTGTGTACAAGGCTGTGCAGAAGCCTGGGGAGTTCGTTATCACCTTCCCTAGAGCTTATCATGCTGGATTTAGCCATG GTTTTAATTGTGGTGAGGCTGTGAACTTTGCGATTGGTGATTGGTTTCCTATGGGAGCTATTGCTAGCTGGCGATATGCGATTCTTAACAGGGTGCCTCTTCTTCCCCACGAAGAATTACTTTGCAAAGAAGCTATGATTCTCTCTACGAGCCTGGAATGTGAAGATTCAGATTATTCATCTGCAGACTTGATTTCTCATCATTGCATTAAGGTTTCTTTCATCAAACTGATGCGTTTCCTGCATCATGCTCGATGGTCTCTGATGAAATCAAGGGCATGTACTGGTCTTTTGCGAAATACCTATGGAACTATTCTCTGCAGCTTATGCAAACGGGACTGTTATGTATCTTTCCTTAACTGCAGCTGCGAAATGCATCCTGTGTGCCTTCGTCATG ATTTTAAGTCACTTAACTTTTCATGCGGAAGAAATTATACATTATTTTTGAGGGAGGATATTTCAGCCATGGAAGCTGCAGCCATGAGTTTTGAGAAGGAAGATAGAGTGCTGGAGGATATCCAACAGCAA GATCAGTCACAATATCGTAGCCAGTCCACATTCATATGTGGCATTGAAAATGATAGACCTGAAGTCTCAGAAACATCTGTTGCTTGTTCTGCATCTACACTCTGCCCTCCTGGAGAACTGATTGAAAGCTCTTCAGCAGCCAACAAG AAGGTAAAGGGGTGGGCTGACTTTGCCAATAGGAATCCTGAATCTACAAAGTTCTCTGATGAAGAATCACAGGACATGCACGAGTCCGCTCTATCCCCTTTGTCTCATGAGAAATGCGCAAGTAGTACCCAGCATGGTGATCTTCATGATTCAGAGGCTAGACCTAATGCAGATCATCAAAGTGATGATTCTGATTCAGAGATATTTAGGGTCAAGCGCCGGTCTTCTCTCAAAGTGGAAAAAAGAGTTGTGAATGATGATGCTTCTTCAAAGAATTTTGAATTCCAG GGGCTGAAACGATTGAAGAAGCTTCAGTTTGAAAGAAGATATGGTCAAACAATGCCAACAGAATGCAGCCGAACTGATGACGAatcaaatcacaattctttatccACTTTACATCGAAAGGAAGCTCCAGAGAGTACATGGAGAGACAGGTTTGCCAGGGGAAGTATCATTCCCATCTCTATTAAGTTCAAAAAGTTGGTCAGTGATGAAACAATGAGCAGAGATAAAGAAAACCAGAGATTGGATAAGTTCCCGCATGAGTTGGGGAAGACCATGAGGGAACCGCCCCCTATAGAGATGGGGCCTAAGCGTCTTAAAGTCAGAGGCCCATCATTTCAAGGGTCGGAGAGCAGGTTAGATTGA